One segment of uncultured Jannaschia sp. DNA contains the following:
- the rph gene encoding ribonuclease PH: protein MRPSGRALDQMRDISIEVDVTRHAEGSCMIRCGDTHVLCTASLEERVPPFLRNSGLGWVTAEYGMLPRATTTRMRREASAGKQSGRTQEIQRLIGRSLRAGIDRNALGERQITVDCDVIQADGGTRCASITGGWVALRLAVNALMKAGDIVTDPMVDPVAAVSCGIYAGQPVLDLDYPEDSEAGTDANFVMTGGGAMIEVQASAEGSTFSQDEFGAMLELAQKGVGELVAAQKAATA, encoded by the coding sequence ATGCGACCTTCCGGCCGGGCTCTGGACCAGATGCGCGACATCTCGATCGAAGTGGATGTCACGCGCCATGCCGAAGGATCGTGCATGATCCGCTGCGGCGACACGCATGTGCTCTGCACCGCGTCCCTCGAGGAGCGGGTGCCGCCCTTCCTGCGCAATTCGGGCCTCGGCTGGGTGACGGCGGAATACGGGATGCTGCCGCGGGCGACCACGACACGCATGCGCCGCGAGGCCAGCGCGGGCAAGCAATCCGGCCGTACGCAGGAAATCCAGCGCCTGATCGGCCGGTCCTTGCGCGCCGGCATCGACCGGAACGCGCTGGGCGAGCGCCAGATCACCGTCGATTGCGATGTCATCCAGGCCGATGGCGGCACGCGCTGCGCGTCGATCACCGGCGGTTGGGTCGCGCTCCGACTGGCGGTCAACGCGCTCATGAAGGCGGGCGACATCGTCACCGATCCCATGGTCGATCCGGTCGCAGCCGTGTCCTGCGGCATCTATGCGGGCCAACCGGTGCTCGACCTCGACTACCCCGAGGACAGCGAGGCGGGAACGGACGCGAATTTCGTCATGACCGGCGGCGGCGCGATGATCGAGGTGCAGGCCTCGGCCGAGGGCTCCACCTTCAGCCAGGACGAGTTCGGCGCGATGCTGGAGCTCGCGCAGAAGGGCGTGGGCGAGCTGGTGGCCGCGCAGAAGGCCGCCACGGCGTGA
- a CDS encoding inorganic diphosphatase, whose product MFHDALKSVPSRTEAGDINVFIETPMGSQHKYELDPSGLFKIALSLPDGMRFPFGFGFVPGTEAGDGDPLDILLLTDGPVPAGFLIDARLIGVLKMENEEDGEMVRNDRIVAVAKLSRIFSDYDDLEQMRSGFAWDMERFFKTYNAMIERRFEVIGRGNRSDARKMLEDAGR is encoded by the coding sequence ATGTTCCACGATGCCCTGAAATCCGTCCCGTCCCGCACCGAAGCCGGCGACATCAATGTCTTCATCGAGACCCCGATGGGCAGCCAGCACAAATACGAGCTCGACCCGTCGGGCCTCTTCAAGATCGCGCTCTCGCTGCCCGATGGGATGCGCTTTCCCTTCGGCTTCGGCTTCGTGCCCGGCACCGAGGCTGGGGACGGCGACCCGCTGGACATCCTCCTGCTGACCGACGGGCCAGTGCCCGCGGGCTTCTTGATCGACGCGCGCCTGATCGGTGTCCTGAAGATGGAGAACGAGGAGGATGGCGAGATGGTGCGAAACGACCGCATCGTCGCCGTGGCCAAGCTCAGCCGCATCTTCTCCGACTACGACGACCTCGAACAGATGCGGTCGGGCTTCGCATGGGACATGGAGCGGTTCTTCAAGACCTACAACGCCATGATCGAGCGCCGGTTCGAGGTGATCGGTCGCGGCAACCGGTCGGACGCACGCAAGATGCTCGAAGACGCGGGGCGCTGA
- the mutS gene encoding DNA mismatch repair protein MutS, protein MTSTVTPMMAQYLGIKEEAPDALLFYRMGDFYELFFDDAVLAAAALDIALTKRGKHLGEDIAMCGVPVHSAEGYLMTLIRKGFRVAVCEQLERPEEAKARGSKSVVKRGIVRLVTPGTLTEDTLLDARAHNHLAAWCEVRGEGALAWADISTGAFHVTPCPRVRLGPDLARLGVRELIVTEGAGVDGIAEDQGAALTPLGASAFDSASAEARLVQLFDVAALDAFGSFGRAELGAMGALVEYVEITQRGRLPVLRPPRREAADTLMAIDAATRRNLELTRSMTGGRAGSLIWAIDRTVTAGGGRLLERRISAPSAEIETIRARLDAVDWAVDRDALAADTRTRLRQAPDMDRALSRLSLDRAGPRDLGAIRDGLRVSGEIHDLLSETDLPLDRSGLIGQEALRALLDEALVAEPPVQMRDGGLVAAGFDADLDDARRLRDEGRGVIAGLQGQYIEATGIASLKIKHNNVLGYFIETTATHAEKMRADAIFVHRQTTANQVRFTTVELSELETKILNAGGRAQEIEATIFARLRAAILDQSDAIFAAARVLAELDVITALADLSRAENWARPKVDQSRAFEIAGGRHPVVERALKRDGQPFVANDTVLTATDGAAIRLLTGPNMAGKSTWLRQNALIAVLAQMGSHVPADTAHIGIVGQLFSRVGASDDLARGRSTFMVEMVETAAILNQADDRAFVILDEIGRGTATYDGLSIAWATLEHLHDVNRCRALFATHYHEMTALAAKLDGVENATVAVREWEGDVIFLHEVRDGAADRSYGVQVAKLAGLPDAVVGRAREVLDALEAGERKGGSKAVIDDLPLFSVTPSPPRAAKTESAAEIRLRDVMPDTLTPREALDLIYELKDLT, encoded by the coding sequence ATGACCAGCACCGTCACGCCGATGATGGCCCAGTATCTCGGCATCAAGGAAGAAGCGCCCGACGCGCTCCTGTTCTACCGGATGGGGGATTTCTACGAGCTGTTCTTCGACGATGCCGTCCTCGCCGCGGCCGCGCTCGACATCGCGCTGACCAAGCGGGGCAAGCATCTGGGCGAGGACATCGCCATGTGCGGCGTGCCCGTGCATTCCGCCGAGGGCTACCTGATGACGCTGATCCGCAAGGGATTTCGGGTCGCGGTCTGCGAACAGCTGGAGCGTCCCGAGGAGGCGAAGGCGCGGGGTTCGAAATCCGTCGTCAAGCGCGGCATCGTGCGGCTCGTCACGCCGGGCACGCTGACGGAAGACACGCTTTTGGACGCGCGCGCGCACAATCACCTCGCCGCCTGGTGCGAGGTGCGGGGCGAGGGGGCGCTGGCCTGGGCCGATATCTCGACCGGCGCGTTCCACGTCACGCCCTGTCCGCGCGTGCGTCTGGGCCCGGACCTGGCCCGTCTCGGGGTGCGCGAACTGATCGTGACCGAAGGTGCTGGCGTCGATGGGATCGCGGAAGATCAGGGTGCGGCGTTGACACCCCTGGGCGCCAGCGCCTTCGACAGCGCCTCGGCCGAGGCGCGACTGGTCCAGCTCTTCGATGTGGCCGCGCTCGACGCGTTCGGCAGCTTCGGACGGGCCGAGTTGGGCGCGATGGGCGCGCTCGTCGAGTATGTCGAGATCACCCAGCGCGGCCGTCTGCCGGTTCTGCGCCCCCCGCGGCGCGAGGCGGCGGACACGCTGATGGCGATCGACGCCGCTACACGCCGCAACCTCGAGCTGACGCGGAGCATGACGGGCGGGCGCGCCGGCTCGCTCATCTGGGCAATCGACCGGACGGTGACTGCGGGCGGCGGGCGCCTGTTGGAGCGGCGAATCTCGGCGCCCTCGGCCGAGATCGAGACGATCCGCGCCCGGCTGGATGCGGTCGACTGGGCCGTGGACAGGGACGCGCTGGCCGCTGATACCCGCACGCGGCTGCGGCAGGCACCGGACATGGATCGGGCGCTGTCGCGCCTGTCCCTCGACCGCGCGGGACCGCGAGACCTCGGCGCGATCCGTGATGGCCTCCGGGTGAGCGGCGAGATTCACGACCTGCTGTCGGAGACCGATCTGCCGTTGGATCGGTCCGGCCTCATCGGGCAGGAGGCGCTTCGGGCGCTGCTCGACGAGGCGCTGGTGGCCGAGCCGCCGGTTCAGATGCGCGACGGCGGACTGGTCGCCGCGGGCTTCGACGCCGATCTCGACGACGCACGACGCCTGCGCGACGAGGGGCGCGGGGTGATCGCGGGACTCCAGGGCCAGTATATCGAGGCCACGGGCATCGCGTCGCTCAAGATCAAGCACAACAACGTGCTGGGTTACTTCATCGAAACGACTGCGACCCATGCGGAGAAGATGCGCGCGGACGCCATCTTCGTACACCGCCAGACCACCGCGAACCAAGTGCGATTCACGACCGTCGAACTCTCCGAGTTAGAGACGAAAATCCTCAATGCAGGCGGCCGCGCGCAGGAGATCGAAGCGACCATTTTCGCCCGGCTTCGTGCCGCGATCCTCGATCAGTCCGACGCCATATTCGCCGCGGCCCGCGTGCTGGCCGAACTTGATGTGATTACAGCGCTCGCCGACCTGTCGCGCGCGGAGAATTGGGCCCGGCCAAAGGTCGATCAAAGCCGGGCGTTCGAGATCGCAGGCGGACGCCACCCGGTGGTCGAACGCGCGCTCAAGCGCGATGGCCAACCCTTCGTGGCCAACGACACCGTTCTGACAGCGACCGACGGCGCGGCAATCCGCCTTCTGACCGGGCCGAACATGGCGGGCAAATCGACGTGGCTGCGCCAGAACGCTCTGATCGCGGTGCTGGCGCAGATGGGCAGCCATGTCCCCGCCGATACCGCGCATATCGGGATCGTGGGGCAGCTCTTCAGCCGGGTCGGCGCGTCCGACGATCTCGCGCGCGGGCGCTCCACCTTCATGGTCGAGATGGTCGAGACGGCCGCGATCCTGAACCAGGCCGACGACCGCGCCTTCGTCATCCTCGACGAGATCGGGCGCGGCACCGCGACCTATGACGGGCTCAGCATCGCCTGGGCCACGCTCGAACACCTGCATGACGTGAACCGCTGCCGCGCGCTCTTCGCGACACATTACCACGAGATGACCGCGCTCGCAGCCAAGCTCGACGGGGTCGAGAACGCCACCGTCGCCGTCCGCGAGTGGGAGGGCGACGTGATTTTCCTCCACGAGGTGCGCGACGGCGCGGCCGACCGGTCCTACGGGGTTCAGGTGGCCAAGCTCGCGGGTCTGCCCGATGCGGTCGTCGGACGCGCGCGAGAGGTATTGGATGCGTTGGAAGCGGGCGAGCGGAAAGGGGGGTCGAAGGCGGTGATCGACGACCTGCCGCTCTTCAGCGTGACCCCGTCGCCGCCCCGCGCCGCCAAGACCGAAAGCGCCGCCGAAATCCGGCTGCGGGACGTCATGCCAGACACGCTGACCCCGCGCGAGGCGCTCGACCTGATCTACGAGTTGAAGGACCTGACCTGA
- the rdgB gene encoding RdgB/HAM1 family non-canonical purine NTP pyrophosphatase: MRRFDGDTLLIATHNAGKLEEFRALLGPRGIACVSNADYDLPEPEETETTFLGNARIKARAAVAATGLPALADDSGIVIDGLDGAPGVHTADWAETGAGRDFRIAMTRAWTELEARNAPEPRTARFCATLVLLWPDGHEEAFEGVAEGRIVWPMRGETGHGYDPIFMPEGHDRTFGEMPAKEKNRLSHRARALAKMAEVFA; encoded by the coding sequence GTGAGACGGTTCGATGGCGATACCCTCCTGATCGCCACGCATAATGCGGGCAAGCTGGAGGAGTTTCGCGCACTGCTCGGACCCCGCGGCATCGCCTGCGTCTCGAACGCCGATTACGACCTGCCCGAACCGGAGGAGACGGAGACGACCTTCCTCGGCAATGCGCGGATCAAGGCGCGGGCCGCGGTCGCGGCGACGGGCCTGCCTGCGCTGGCCGACGATTCGGGCATCGTGATCGATGGGCTGGACGGCGCGCCGGGCGTGCACACCGCCGATTGGGCCGAGACCGGCGCAGGGCGCGACTTCCGCATCGCCATGACCCGCGCCTGGACCGAGCTCGAGGCCCGTAATGCGCCCGAGCCGCGCACCGCCCGGTTCTGTGCGACGCTCGTCCTCCTCTGGCCCGACGGTCACGAAGAGGCGTTCGAGGGTGTTGCCGAGGGCCGGATCGTCTGGCCCATGCGCGGCGAGACCGGCCATGGCTACGACCCGATCTTCATGCCCGAGGGGCACGACCGCACCTTCGGCGAGATGCCCGCTAAGGAAAAGAACCGCCTGAGCCACCGGGCCCGCGCGCTGGCCAAGATGGCGGAGGTATTCGCATGA
- a CDS encoding Rid family hydrolase, with translation MTRRLISTGSSFEREVGYSRAVCQGDWCFMAGVTGYDYATMQLPIDLATQVRNCYATVRAVLAEAGFSDAHIVRVTHYVADRFLVDDLVPLLGAQLGEVRPAATMVIAGLMQEQMLYEVEVTAYRGG, from the coding sequence ATGACCCGACGCCTCATCTCTACCGGGTCCAGCTTCGAGCGCGAGGTCGGCTACTCGCGCGCCGTCTGCCAAGGCGACTGGTGCTTCATGGCGGGCGTCACGGGCTACGACTACGCCACGATGCAGCTTCCCATCGACCTCGCCACACAGGTGCGGAATTGCTACGCCACCGTGCGCGCGGTTCTGGCCGAGGCTGGGTTCTCCGACGCCCATATCGTCCGCGTGACCCACTACGTCGCCGACCGGTTCCTCGTCGACGATCTCGTGCCGCTTCTCGGGGCCCAACTGGGCGAAGTCCGACCCGCGGCCACCATGGTCATTGCCGGTTTGATGCAGGAGCAGATGCTCTACGAGGTCGAGGTGACGGCCTATCGCGGCGGATGA
- the hemW gene encoding radical SAM family heme chaperone HemW has translation MTLANWQEAGFGLYLHWPFCAAKCPYCDFNSHVAASIDHAAWQRAYLSDLDHWAARTPGRVLTSVFLGGGTPSLMQPEVVAAILERIHRNWTVANDLEVTLEANPGSVDADRFAAFHAAGVNRFSVGLQALNDEDLRRLGRLHTVAEGRAAFEVAASLTDRVSFDLIYARQDQSLGDWEAELRSALSQAGEHLSLYQLTIEDGTAFGARHAAGGLRGLPTEELSVAQYEITQALTAEAGLRRYEVSNHARPGAESRHNLIYWRGGDWLGVGPGAHGRVALDGARLATVAHRAPGAWLQAVARQGHGIETTEPLPATEIADEYALMSLRLTEGMDLARHARLGGAIDAAEVAALVQSGHLMEENGRLRATEAGILVLNALLGRILGEPPRE, from the coding sequence ATGACCCTCGCGAATTGGCAGGAGGCCGGCTTCGGCCTTTATCTCCACTGGCCGTTCTGTGCCGCCAAGTGCCCTTACTGCGACTTCAACAGCCATGTCGCCGCATCCATCGACCACGCGGCGTGGCAACGCGCCTATCTCTCCGATCTCGACCATTGGGCCGCACGCACGCCGGGCCGCGTTCTGACATCGGTGTTCCTCGGCGGCGGCACGCCCTCGTTGATGCAACCCGAAGTGGTCGCGGCGATCCTCGAGCGCATCCATCGGAACTGGACCGTCGCCAACGATCTTGAGGTCACGCTCGAAGCCAATCCCGGCTCGGTCGATGCGGATCGCTTCGCAGCCTTCCACGCGGCCGGGGTGAACCGCTTCTCGGTCGGGTTGCAGGCCCTGAACGATGAGGATCTGCGCCGTCTCGGGCGCCTGCACACCGTCGCCGAGGGTCGCGCCGCGTTCGAGGTCGCCGCGTCGCTGACCGACCGGGTGTCCTTCGATCTCATCTACGCGCGACAGGACCAATCGCTCGGCGACTGGGAGGCGGAATTGCGGTCCGCTTTGAGCCAGGCGGGCGAACACCTGTCGCTCTACCAGCTCACCATCGAGGACGGCACCGCCTTCGGGGCGCGTCACGCGGCGGGCGGGTTGCGTGGCCTTCCGACCGAAGAGCTGTCCGTCGCGCAATACGAGATCACGCAGGCCCTGACCGCCGAGGCCGGCTTGCGCCGCTACGAGGTTTCGAATCACGCGCGGCCCGGGGCCGAGTCGCGGCACAACCTGATCTACTGGCGGGGCGGCGACTGGCTCGGGGTTGGACCCGGTGCACATGGCCGCGTCGCCCTCGACGGCGCGCGCCTCGCGACGGTGGCCCATCGCGCACCCGGTGCCTGGTTGCAGGCCGTGGCGCGGCAGGGTCATGGCATCGAGACGACCGAGCCCTTGCCCGCGACAGAAATCGCCGATGAATACGCCCTGATGTCGCTGCGCCTGACCGAGGGGATGGATCTCGCCCGCCACGCCCGGCTCGGCGGCGCCATCGACGCGGCCGAGGTCGCGGCACTGGTCCAGAGCGGCCATCTGATGGAGGAGAACGGCCGCCTTCGCGCGACGGAGGCGGGTATCCTCGTATTGAACGCCCTACTTGGACGTATCCTGGGCGAGCCCCCGCGAGAGTAG
- the hrcA gene encoding heat-inducible transcriptional repressor HrcA has translation MPDNAQILSEMNDRSREVFRRVVEGYLGSGDPVGSRTLTRSMSEKVSAATIRNVMQDLEFLGLLEAPHVSAGRIPTQSGLRMFVDGLLEAQLGEDDREQIEASVGASEDDVTAMMDRVGSALSGITQGASLVLAPKREAPIKHIEFVQLAPDRALVVLVFADGHVENRVFVPPAGQTPSAMREAANLLNALIEGRTISDLSDLMRREVAARRQEIDGLAHDLIAKGLAAWENEGERSERLIVRGRSHLLDEGAAPAQLERIRSLFDDLERKRDIAEFLSLTEDGEGVRIFIGSENKLFSLSGSSLVVSPYMNADRKIVGAVGVIGPTRLNYGRIVPIVDYTAQLVGRMLSGPGTR, from the coding sequence ATGCCCGACAACGCCCAGATCCTGTCCGAGATGAATGATCGCTCGCGCGAAGTCTTTCGCCGCGTGGTCGAAGGCTATCTGGGGTCCGGCGATCCGGTCGGCAGCCGGACGCTGACCCGCAGCATGTCCGAGAAGGTCTCGGCCGCGACGATCCGCAACGTCATGCAGGATCTGGAGTTTCTCGGGCTTCTGGAAGCGCCGCATGTCAGCGCGGGGCGAATCCCGACGCAATCGGGCCTGCGGATGTTCGTCGACGGCCTTCTGGAGGCGCAACTGGGCGAGGACGACCGCGAGCAGATCGAGGCCAGCGTCGGCGCGTCCGAGGACGACGTCACCGCGATGATGGACCGGGTCGGCAGCGCGCTTTCCGGGATCACGCAGGGCGCGTCGCTGGTGCTGGCGCCCAAGCGCGAGGCGCCGATCAAGCATATCGAGTTCGTGCAGCTCGCGCCGGACCGCGCGCTCGTGGTGCTGGTCTTCGCCGACGGCCACGTGGAGAACCGCGTCTTCGTGCCGCCCGCCGGCCAGACCCCCTCGGCGATGCGCGAGGCGGCGAACCTTCTCAACGCGCTGATCGAGGGGCGCACGATCTCGGATCTGAGCGACCTCATGCGCCGCGAGGTTGCCGCCCGCCGCCAGGAGATCGACGGACTGGCGCATGACCTGATCGCGAAGGGTCTCGCCGCGTGGGAGAACGAGGGCGAGCGCAGCGAACGGCTGATCGTGCGCGGGCGGTCCCATCTCCTCGACGAGGGCGCCGCGCCCGCACAACTGGAGCGGATTCGCAGCCTCTTCGACGACCTGGAGCGCAAGCGCGACATCGCCGAATTCCTGTCCCTGACGGAAGACGGCGAGGGCGTCCGCATCTTCATCGGATCGGAGAACAAACTCTTCTCACTTTCCGGTTCATCTCTGGTGGTTTCCCCCTATATGAACGCGGATCGCAAGATCGTGGGCGCCGTCGGCGTGATCGGTCCCACACGTCTCAATTACGGGCGAATCGTCCCCATCGTGGACTACACGGCCCAACTGGTCGGACGCATGCTGTCCGGCCCCGGAACAAGGTAG
- a CDS encoding nucleotide exchange factor GrpE, with translation MADPQENPFLDDPEAEEEFDLDAAMEEGDGPTDHARANVDAIVAERDEMRDRLMRALAEAENVRKRAARDRVEAEQYGGSKLARDLLPVYDNLARALEAAGDAKDGIVEGIELTMKELVGVFAKHGITLVAPQIGDRFDPQEHQAMFEAPLPDTKAGDIIQVAAVGFKLHDRLLRPAQVGVSSTPA, from the coding sequence ATGGCCGACCCACAGGAGAATCCCTTCCTCGACGATCCCGAAGCCGAGGAGGAGTTCGACCTCGACGCCGCGATGGAGGAGGGCGATGGCCCGACCGATCACGCGCGCGCCAATGTCGATGCCATCGTGGCCGAGCGCGACGAGATGCGGGACCGCCTGATGCGCGCGCTGGCCGAGGCCGAGAACGTCCGCAAGCGCGCCGCCCGCGACCGCGTGGAAGCCGAGCAATACGGCGGCTCCAAGCTCGCGCGCGATCTGCTGCCGGTCTACGACAACCTTGCCCGCGCACTCGAGGCGGCGGGTGATGCCAAGGATGGCATCGTCGAGGGGATCGAGCTGACGATGAAGGAGCTGGTGGGCGTCTTCGCCAAGCACGGCATCACCCTCGTCGCGCCCCAGATCGGCGACCGCTTCGACCCGCAGGAGCATCAGGCGATGTTCGAGGCGCCCCTGCCCGACACCAAGGCCGGCGATATCATCCAGGTCGCCGCCGTGGGCTTCAAGCTGCACGATCGACTGCTGCGCCCCGCGCAGGTCGGGGTCTCGTCCACCCCCGCCTGA